Proteins encoded by one window of Arabidopsis thaliana chromosome 2, partial sequence:
- a CDS encoding AmmeMemoRadiSam system protein B (CONTAINS InterPro DOMAIN/s: UPF0103/Mediator of ErbB2-driven cell motility (Memo), related (InterPro:IPR002737); Has 1074 Blast hits to 1072 proteins in 474 species: Archae - 213; Bacteria - 366; Metazoa - 159; Fungi - 135; Plants - 54; Viruses - 0; Other Eukaryotes - 147 (source: NCBI BLink).), producing the protein MEKIRQPTHAGSWYTDNPTKLSSDLEEWLNATGLTKSPDVRGVIAPHAGYSYSGRAAAYAFANIDPTNISRIFLLGPSHHFYTPKCALSTATVYKTPIGNLPVDVEMIKEIRAMGKFGMMDLRVDEAEHSMEMHLPYLAKVFEGNNVKVVPILVGAVSPENEAMYGELLAKYVDDPKNFFSVSSDFCHWGSRFNYMHYDNTHGAIHKSIEALDKKGMDIIETGDPDAFKKYLLEFENTICGRHPISIFLHMLKHSSSKIKINFLRYEQSSQCQTMRDSSVSYASAAAKLET; encoded by the exons ATGGAGAAGATAAGACAACCAACACATGCAGGCTCTTGGTATACCGATAATC CTACAAAATTGTCATCTGATCTTGAAGAATGGCTTAATGCAACTGGTTTGACCAAATCTCCTGATGTACGAGGCGTCATTGCACC ACACGCAGGTTATTCGTACTCCGGTCGTGCAGCTGCTTATGCTTTTGCAAACATAGATCCTACTAACAT TTCACGGATATTTCTTCTTGGTCCATCTCACCACTTTTATACTCCAAAATGTGCCCTTTCGACTGCAACAGTTTATAAAACCCCCATTGGAAATCTACCTGTTGATGTGGAGA TGATTAAGGAGATACGAGCTATGGGAAAATTTGGAATGATGGATCTACGGGTCGATGAGGCTGAGCACAGCATGGAAATGCACTTACCGTATTTGGCCAAAGTATTTGAAGG GAACAATGTGAAAGTTGTACCCATCTTGGTTGGAGCAGTAAGTCCAGAGAATGAAGCCATGTACGGTGAATTGCTTGCTAAATATGTGGACGATCCCAAGAACTTTTTCTCAGTGTCCTCTGACTTTTGCCACTGGGGCTCAAG GTTTAATTACATGCATTATGACAACACTCATGGTGCTATACACAAATCGATTGAGGCTCTAGACAAGAAGGGAATGGATATAATAGAGACAGGAGATCCTGATGCCTTTAAGAAGTATCTTCTGGAATTTGAAAACACGATTTGTGGGCGCCACCCGATCAGTATTTTTCTCCAT ATGCTAAAACATTCATCAAGCAAGATTAAGATCAATTTCCTGCGGTACGAGCAGTCAAGCCAATGCCAGACAATGCGAGACAGCAGTGTCAGCTATGCATCTGCTGCAGCCAAGTTGGAAACATGA